In Dermacentor albipictus isolate Rhodes 1998 colony chromosome 6, USDA_Dalb.pri_finalv2, whole genome shotgun sequence, the following proteins share a genomic window:
- the LOC139047118 gene encoding uncharacterized protein: protein MLVSINEKLEYLLPLKQTVESVEDTVQFMSEQYDQLLTRIEKNERKVKELKHIIEGVEAKDSEMMQLKPEVDDLEWRSRKLNLEFHGIKQVQNENLLVEINKLTVLNKLPQLLENDIVATHRLPSKADKAPGIICCFANEAIGDKWWQSRKKLSSENNSVFLAENLTKRTRALLFGTKLWAKTNNYKYVWHNNNKVLVRKTDGANAVVISNSSDSRKT, encoded by the coding sequence ATGTTGGTATCCATAAACGAAAAACTGGAATACCTACTGCCCCTAAAACAAACGGTTGAAAGTGTTGAAGACACTGTCCAGTTCATGAGTGAACAATATGACCAGCTCTTAACGAGAATAGAAAAGAATGAACGTAAAGTAAAGGAACTAAAGCATATAATAGAAGGCGTTGAGGCCAAAGACAGTGAAATGATGCAGCTgaaaccggaagtggacgatttGGAATGGAGAAGTAGAAAGCTTAACCTCGAATTTCATGGAATTAAGCAGGTGCAGAATGAAAACTTGCTTGTTGAAATAAATAAGCTGACTGTGTTAAACAAATTGCCGCAGCTTCTGGAAAATGATATAGTGGCCACCCATCGCCTGCCTTCAAAGGCAGATAAGGCACCCGGTATAATCTGTTGTTTTGCCAATGAGGCTATCGGGGATAAATGGTGGCAAAGCAGGAAAAAACTGTCAAGTGAGAATAACAGCGTTTTTTTGGCGGAGAACTTAACTAAAAGGACACGCGCCTTGTTGTTCGGAACTAAGCTCTGGGCCAAAACTAACAACTACAAGTATGTatggcacaacaacaacaaagttcTCGTGCGGAAAACAGACGGGGCAAACGCGGTAGTCATTTCTAATTCTAGTGATTCGCGAAAAACTTAG